In one window of Nicotiana tabacum cultivar K326 chromosome 12, ASM71507v2, whole genome shotgun sequence DNA:
- the LOC107769651 gene encoding protein ASPARTIC PROTEASE IN GUARD CELL 2-like → MFVPLQRRVAIVLLAVFIFSIPNTTTATETKTSAGHAIPFPIHEHFNVKQTIKESTRIHPPPSKTQGVAEEEEEFLEKGNWKLKLLHRDKLPFPHFTDHPHRLEARVKRDVKRVDTLIHKITGGNNNNVYEVEEFGSEVISGMEQGSGEYFVRIGVGSPVREQYMVIDAGSDIVWVQCQPCTHCYHQSDPVFDPSLSASFSGVPCTSSLCERVDNSGCHAGRCKYEVMYGDGSYTKGTVALETLTFGRTVVRDVAIGCGHSNGGMFIGAAGLLGLGGGSMSLMGQLGGQTGGAFSYCLVSRGTGSTGSLEFGREILPMGAAWVPLIRNPQAPSFYYIGLSGLGVGGARVAISEDVFRLTEVGDGGVVMDTGTAVTRLPTAVYEAFRNAFIAQTASLPRAPAMSIFDTCYDLNEFVTVRVPTVSFFLMGGPILTLPARNFLIPVDERGTFCFAFAPSPTRLSIIGNIQQEGIQISIDGANGFVGFGPNIC, encoded by the coding sequence ATGTTTGTTCCCTTACAAAGACGAGTCGCAATTGTGCTCCTTGCAGTGTTCATTTTCTCCATTCCCAACACTACAACCGCAACTGAAACCAAAACCTCAGCTGGCCATGCAATCCCATTTCCCATCCACGAACACTTTAATGTCAAACAAACCATTAAAGAATCTACAAGAATCCACCCACCACCATCTAAAACACAGGGTGTggcagaagaagaagaggagtttCTTGAAAAGGGAAACTGGAAACTCAAGCTTCTTCACAGAGACAAACTGCCTTTTCCCCACTTCACTGATCATCCTCACCGTCTCGAAGCTCGCGTTAAAAGAGACGTCAAAAGAGTGGATACACTCATTCACAAAATAACAGGAGGCAATAATAATAATGTTTATGAGGTGGAGGAATTCGGGAGTGAGGTGATTTCGGGTATGGAGCAAGGAAGTGGAGAATACTTCGTGAGGATTGGTGTGGGCAGTCCTGTTAGAGAGCAATACATGGTAATTGATGCTGGCAGTGATATTGTGTGGGTCCAGTGCCAGCCTTGTACCCACTGCTACCACCAGTCCGACCCGGTATTTGACCCGTCTCTTTCCGCTTCTTTTTCTGGGGTACCATGTACCTCATCCCTCTGTGAACGGGTCGACAACTCGGGCTGCCACGCAGGCCGCTGCAAATATGAAGTCATGTATGGTGACGGGTCGTACACCAAGGGAACCGTGGCCCTTGAGACGCTCACTTTTGGTCGCACCGTGGTTCGGGACGTGGCAATTGGTTGCGGTCACAGTAACGGTGGAATGTTTATTGGGGCTGCTGGTTTGTTAGGTCTTGGAGGTGGGTCCATGTCACTCATGGGACAACTCGGTGGACAAACGGGCGGTGCATTTAGTTACTGTTTGGTTAGTCGGGGCACTGGATCAACCGGATCACTTGAATTCGGGCGTGAAATACTACCCATGGGTGCAGCATGGGTACCATTGATCCGAAACCCACAGGCCCCTAGTTTCTATTATATTGGCTTGTCGGGTCTTGGAGTTGGAGGAGCACGTGTAGCAATATCTGAAGATGTTTTCAGGTTGACTGAGGTAGGAGATGGTGGAGTGGTCATGGACACAGGGACAGCCGTGACAAGGCTTCCGACAGCGGTCTACGAGGCGTTCCGTAATGCATTCATTGCCCAAACCGCTAGCCTTCCACGGGCACCTGCCATGTCAATATTCGACACATGCTACGATCTAAACGAGTTTGTGACGGTTCGGGTACCAACCGTTTCGTTTTTCCTCATGGGTGGTCCAATTTTAACCCTCCCAGCTAGGAACTTTCTGATTCCAGTGGACGAAAGGGGCACATTCTGCTTTGCGTTCGCTCCATCTCCTACGAGACTTTCCATTATTGGGAATATCCAGCAAGAAGGCATCCAAATTTCTATTGATGGGGCAAATGGTTTCGTGGGATTTGGCCCCAACATATGCTAG